The genomic window GCGGAAACGGCGCTAAGCAGCCTTCTTGGCTGGGAAATGGGAGCGGCGACGGATCTCGTGAACCGCTAGCAGGGGGTTGTCTGCTCGGAGGACCGCCGAGGCCGAGACCACATACTTGGCTTCGATATCAGAGATGTTGCCTGAGTTCACGCCGCCATCAAACATCAACTCAAAGCCGTAGCGGTTGCGAACCGAATTGAGGACTTTGACGAGGTCGATCGCTTCCGGGCAAGTCTTCTGGCCGGATTGACCAGGCTTCGCGATCCCCAAGATCATGATAAAGTCGACATGGGGAAGGTACGGCATGAGTTGGCTTTGCTGATTGCCTAATCGCCAGACGATGCCCACCTTCTTCCCGCGTTCGCGGCAAGCGAAAATGAGATCGTAGAGGTTGTCTTCGCAGTCAAGGTGGAACAGAAACCAATCGGCATCATTCCACGCCGATGGCAACCAGCGCGAAGGCTGGCTACTCATCACATGTAGTGCTATCGGATGGCTGGGCCACAGTTGACGAGCTTGACGCAGTTTGAAGAGATTCACAGGAGAAGGGTTTTCTCCCATCGACTCATCTACCAGGTCGACGTGAATGTGATCGCAGCTTCCCCCAACAGCGTTGAAGATCGTGTCGACGTTCTCGTCTGCCGAAGCATAGACGGCAATCCCCAAGTTACGGGCCTGATCGAATGTGAAACAACGATGCAGGGCATAAGCAAACAGAAAGAGAACGCCGGCAGTCGCCATGCGCTGCCACCAGTAATTCGATTCGTTGGTATCGTGAAGATAATAAATGACCGCCATGTTCAAGGAAAACGACAATACAGAGATTCCCGCATACTTCATGAACGTACTGGCCAGGTATCTCGGAGCGACCTGAAAGTTCAGTTTCGCATTCAGCAGGTAGCCCACCGCAATTCCCACGGTTAAGGCCACTGCCGCGCGGAGGGAACGTGGCCACACTGTGGGGAGCACAGCATACATGAACACAAGTTCCAGGCAGATCGAGATAAAGCCAATCAGAATGAAGCCGACAAGGTAGCGCGAACGGTACCACGTTGTCATAAAACGGTGTCGGAGTGTCTGCATGGCAGTTCTCGGGGTAGGGGGCGATCGGGAACTTGGGAAAGGGCTTTTTACGCTACCTTAAGCGGCCATGGCAGTGGTGCGAAGACAAGCTAAGGTGCGAACATAGTCTTGAATGGCCTGCTCGAAGGAGCAGGACGTTTGGGCATAGCATCGGCATTGCGCTCGCCACTTGGTCAATTGTTCGCGACTGTTGCTGACCTGGTTAAAACGGTTTACCAAGCCGGTCAGCATCTCGTTTCGATCAATCGGCAATTTCAGGACGCATGGCGGTAATTCGGCATACCAACCGACGTCGTTGACAATCGTTGGCAGGCCAAGTTGCAAAGCCCTGGAAACAACGGCACTGGTTTCTCCCATGGTGGGATAACGTAGCGAGACACAGATATCGACCTGATTCATCCACTGGAGAAACTCTTCTTCTGAAAGTCTGCCGTGGAAGGTGATATCGTTTTGGATATCCAGTGAGCTGACCAAGTCGGGTAAGTCTTTGGAATCTCCTTCCAAGGCGCCTGCGACGTGCAGGTGGACACGTTTGCCTTCAGCGTTACAGCGTTTGACGGCTTCGATGATCACATCCACATGCTTATGCGGTTGCACCATGCCAAAAGCCCCCAGTTGCAGCACTTCGCCTTCGCTATAGTGGGCCGGAGGGTGCATGTTGCGGTAGGCTTGCCGAACCTGACTTGTAGGCAAGTTCGGTACACGTTTATGCACTGCTTGCTGGGCATAGGCTGAATGAACAATACAGCCGGTGGCATGTTCAAGCACGGGATCGAAGAAAGGGACTTCGTTTACGTAGGGACTATCCCAAAAGCCGTGATTGTTCAGCTCGTTATAGGTTTGAACTCGTTCTGCAATCCGAGTGCCATACCATGCACGTAGCACGCGGTAATAGGCTTGTGTGTCGTCGCGATAAAGGAAGTAGGCAATCAAATGGTGCAGGGCTGGATCGTGCAGGTGAACGATGCCAGGATTCTCGAACAAAACGGGAAGCTGTTCACCATGAAAGGTGCTGCAGTTACCCATTTGATACACAACTTGATCGTAAGAAAACGTACCAGGAAATTTGTCAATGTCTTGGATACGCACGCCCGGCAAGGTTCTAGAAGGTTGCGTGCATGTCGTGAAGACTTCCAGCTCAATTCCCATCCCGGCAAGGCCATGAGCAAGGTCGTAGGCGTAGTCCGCAATACCCGTTCTTTGATCGGGCCACGGAGTAATCAAAGCGAGTTTACGAATCACAGTTGTTCTCCGATGCCACCTGCTTCTGGCCGCTCAAAATGACCGAAGTGCCAGGGTGGGCGTCTACCCCTGAAGAATTTTGAGGAATCACACGGAAGCCGCACGCACTCATGGCCGATTCCAGTCGTAGCTTGGCAAAGGCCAGATCGGGCGAGTTCTCTTGAATCAACACCACTCCCCTTGGACAAAGGGCACGATGGATCAGAGTCAAGCCGTGAATGAGTTCACGATCGGTCAGGCAAAATAATTGCGAATCAACGACAATGCCACCGCAAATCTGCTCAGGCAAGAAGCTGAACAAGCTTCGTACATCGTTCGAGCTCTCTTCCGAGGCGATGCCGATCGTGCGAACTTCAAATCCGGCATTATGGCAACCACGCGCGGCATCGTGAGGATGTTCGCTGAAGATTGCCCAATTACGGAAAAGCAGGGAATCATGGGGCAAATCGTTGGGCAACGTTTGCTTAAGTGCGACAATCGCCTGCTCTAGGTTGGTTTGCGGAAGAAGCTCTAGGCCGGCTCCTAGCATCTTGTTCATCGCTTCGAGCTTGGTATCGATATCGTTATGATCGATTTGCAAGTTCACCGCTGGTCGTACGGCTGGCGACTGCGTGTTACGAAGCTGAATCCGAATTTGTCGCAGATCGAATTCGATTTGTTCAGCGACCTCGACGAAATTGTCCGCTAAGCATGCGAGCTTCCGTTCGGTCAAATAAACGCGATCTTTGGTCGATGTCTTAGGTAGGCGCGATTTCCACGAGAAGGCACGTTTCCACCAAGGGATCTTCCTTTTCGGAATGGTTAATGCCTTGGGATCGTTATCATTGAGACCGAGAACACGGACGTTCTTCTCTCGACCTTCACGCGAACGTGCGATGCCATAGATGACATCGGTGCGCGAAAGCGACCCATCTTGTAGGCGACCAATCCAATTATTAATACAGTTTTGGCTCGCAGGGCGATGAACAAGACGACGATAAGCATTCCGCAGAAAGTCGATGTCATCTGCTGGTGTTAGCAGGCTTTCGATATCAACGTCTTTCTGGGCTTGTTCGCGCAGATGTTCAATCGGCAGTAGATTTGCCATCAATCCAGCTCGGACATTCTGGATTGTCGTTTCACTGCACATAAAGGGTATTCCTAACGCTTAGCGGGAGTTGAGGTCGTGCCGTCCAATTCGCGCGAAGCGGTGTGGGCGGTGGCATCTTGGCCCGGGAACACTGAAACGATGTATTTGACAGAGTTTCTAAAAAACCACGAGCCTTGAGCGGCTTGGAAACGATTGTTGTTGTTCGTTTCGTTTCTTAGACGCTCGTTCCTGTAGACAGGAAAATCGAATTCGCTTGTCGGCGATTGTTGCGCAATGAAATCGTCGATCGCACGGCGGCGTTGTTCATATTCGGGGACAAAGCGATACATATCAAAGTCGTAGCTGTCGATCACCAGCATGTCGACGTGCGGTGGCATGGGCTCTTTGAAGAGAACGCTTTTGTTTTGGGATTTTCCTACCGCCGATTGGAACCTTTCTGGAATCACAATCGTAGCATCAGATGGTAGTTGCGCGATTTCGTTTCGTAGTTGAGACTCGACTTCAAAGAAGGAGGCAGGCCCATGATTGAAGACACGTGTCGCCAGAAAAGAGCTGCCGTTTACAAGCGTGACCAACACAATCGCCGCTGCCACAAAACGGAAAGCTTTGTGACGAGTCGGATCGATCGCCAGCATGCAGAAAATGGCAATCGCGTAAATCGTAATGATGGGTGAGTAAGTCGGGTTGAAATAGCCTGACGCGTAGAACAGGACCAAGGTCAGCAAGGGAATGGAAGCGACAAAACGGGATTCCCAGGTTCGCATTAAGAAGGGCAACGGTAAGGCGATTGCCCAAATCAATGTAGCAATCATGCAATGCGAGAGGCTACCAACCGATGGGATCGTGACCAACGAGTCCCACAAGTTTGTGTTCGCGGAGGAATCGTTCAGGAAGTGGGGACTGTTCCAGAATACATTCTTTAGGAACTCGTTGACGGAGGGCTTGGCTTGTCCACCTACTCCACCCGGGAAAATGCTGACAGGACTATCCGTGATCCAGCCCCGAATTAGACGGTTGGCGATAAAACCGACTCCCATCATCCCGACCGCACAGCCAGCGAACAGTGTGCCCAGGTGTTGTCTGCCAAACAGGGCCAGGTAGACAACAAGGAAGAACGCAGGGAAGACACTCAAAAGGTGATTCATCGGCAAAGCAAACAGGGCGACCAGCAAGAGCCCGCCGAACAAGTAGCTTTTTTGTACGCGAAGTTCCGCCAAGCACCAACAAGCCAAGCTGGTGACGGCAACCCAGGAAATTTCTGGTCGCACGCGGAGGATGGTGAAAACGCCTTGATAGGAGATGGCAATCGAAAGCGGGACGATTACCGCCACCAATCCTGGGCGGGAAGGGACCGCTTTTTGCAGTATTTTGGTTAAGGAGAAAA from Bremerella cremea includes these protein-coding regions:
- a CDS encoding GtrA family protein, with amino-acid sequence MQTLRHRFMTTWYRSRYLVGFILIGFISICLELVFMYAVLPTVWPRSLRAAVALTVGIAVGYLLNAKLNFQVAPRYLASTFMKYAGISVLSFSLNMAVIYYLHDTNESNYWWQRMATAGVLFLFAYALHRCFTFDQARNLGIAVYASADENVDTIFNAVGGSCDHIHVDLVDESMGENPSPVNLFKLRQARQLWPSHPIALHVMSSQPSRWLPSAWNDADWFLFHLDCEDNLYDLIFACRERGKKVGIVWRLGNQQSQLMPYLPHVDFIMILGIAKPGQSGQKTCPEAIDLVKVLNSVRNRYGFELMFDGGVNSGNISDIEAKYVVSASAVLRADNPLLAVHEIRRRSHFPAKKAA
- a CDS encoding glycosyltransferase family 4 protein, giving the protein MIRKLALITPWPDQRTGIADYAYDLAHGLAGMGIELEVFTTCTQPSRTLPGVRIQDIDKFPGTFSYDQVVYQMGNCSTFHGEQLPVLFENPGIVHLHDPALHHLIAYFLYRDDTQAYYRVLRAWYGTRIAERVQTYNELNNHGFWDSPYVNEVPFFDPVLEHATGCIVHSAYAQQAVHKRVPNLPTSQVRQAYRNMHPPAHYSEGEVLQLGAFGMVQPHKHVDVIIEAVKRCNAEGKRVHLHVAGALEGDSKDLPDLVSSLDIQNDITFHGRLSEEEFLQWMNQVDICVSLRYPTMGETSAVVSRALQLGLPTIVNDVGWYAELPPCVLKLPIDRNEMLTGLVNRFNQVSNSREQLTKWRAQCRCYAQTSCSFEQAIQDYVRTLACLRTTAMAA
- a CDS encoding DUF4214 domain-containing protein → MANLLPIEHLREQAQKDVDIESLLTPADDIDFLRNAYRRLVHRPASQNCINNWIGRLQDGSLSRTDVIYGIARSREGREKNVRVLGLNDNDPKALTIPKRKIPWWKRAFSWKSRLPKTSTKDRVYLTERKLACLADNFVEVAEQIEFDLRQIRIQLRNTQSPAVRPAVNLQIDHNDIDTKLEAMNKMLGAGLELLPQTNLEQAIVALKQTLPNDLPHDSLLFRNWAIFSEHPHDAARGCHNAGFEVRTIGIASEESSNDVRSLFSFLPEQICGGIVVDSQLFCLTDRELIHGLTLIHRALCPRGVVLIQENSPDLAFAKLRLESAMSACGFRVIPQNSSGVDAHPGTSVILSGQKQVASENNCDS